The Halogeometricum borinquense DSM 11551 DNA window AGGGCACTTTCGTACCACGTGACAGTCTCGAAGAGGACCGCCAAGACGAACGGGTGGAGATGAGCCGACACGAAGCCGAAATGATCCCACGGTCCCTGTGACGACCGGTGCCACCACCGCGCGCCTGCGTCGGTTGTATTGGCGACGATTCCCCCCGCGATGTCGAGTGCGAACACCGCGACGACAGCTTGTTGGACGAGGCTCCAGCCGAGTGACTGAATCCGCACGTACGCCAGCAGTCCAACGGCGAACGAGAGCGCGTACGCCAGTACCAGACCGTGTTCGCCGCGCGTCGCATCCGGCCCGACGAGACGGTCCCAGAGTCCGAGAACGCCGCTACGTGGCATTCTTGCTGATTGCCCGTCGTGTTCACCCGGATTTTTGTTTTCTATATTCGCCATATAGTGAATATAGTGTAGAGTGCGTTATAGCTGTGGTGGTCAATCGAGATCCTGTCGAGTAAACTACAAAAATGCAGTTTGGCAGGCTATCCTACAAAACATCATTTCATCGAAATATTTTGTGGCACGGTCCCGTAACGTTTCGTGATGCACCGACCCAACGAGACCCGCTACCACAGGTCGTACTCGGGAACGCTCAAAAACGCGCTCGATTACTGCGGACGCGACGAGTTCGCAGAAACGACTGTCGGACTCCTCGAAGTCGCTGCCGGCAGATTTCCGGGAACCGCAATCGTCCATCTTCGACACGTCGTTCGGACGTTGCACGCGTGGACGGTGCCGACAGCGGTTGCGATTCCGGACTCACACACAATCGTGACTGCGGACGGCATTACAGACGAAACCATCGCTGAGCGGACTCGACAACTGGGGCGAGAACTCGTCGAATACGCTGGCGTGGCTCAGTACCCGAAGGGAAGTGTCCAACCGATAGCTGTCGCGGAAGCCAAACAGGGAGACAGTTAGGATGAACGCGATTCGCGTACACGAATACGGCGACGCGGATGTGCTGACTCACGAAGATATACCACGTCCGGAACCGGCCGCCGACGAACTCCTCGTGCGGGTACACGCCGCAGGAGTGAATCCCATCGACTGGATGGTTCGGGAGGGGTACGCAGACAACGCACTCGATCCGTCGCTTCCGTACGTCCCGGGGTGGGACCTGTCCGGTGTCGTAGCTGACGTCGGGACGTCCGTCTCGGCGTTCGCCCCCGGTGACGAAGTCTTCGGACTCGTGGGGATGCCGGACCCCGGAAACGCCTACGCCGAATACGCAACCGTTCCGGCTGAGGACGTTGTGCTAAAATCGGACGCGCTCACCCACGAGGAGGCCGCCGCCATCCCGATGGTCGCGCTGACCGCTCGACGCGCGCTCTTCGAAGTTGGCGACGTACGATCCGGACAGCGTGTCCTCGTCCACGCCGCCGCCGGAGGCGTCGGCCACATCGCGGTGCAGTTGGCGTCGCACGCCGGTGCGTCCGTGATCGGAACAGCATCCGCACGCAACGAGGGCTTCCTCCGAGAGTTGGGCGTTGACGAGTTCGTCGATTACCGGAACCAGTCGTTCGAGGACGAACTCTCCGACATCGATGTCATCCTCGATGCCGTCGGCGGCGAAACACTCGAACAGTCGATAGACGTGATAACACACGGGGGTCGCATCGTCACCCTTCCGAAACCACCGTCTCAGAACGTGGTCACGAACGCCCGCAACGAACGGAACGCATCGATTGACTGGTTCAGCGTCGAACCGGACGCAGCGGCGCTCTCGGAGATACGAACGCTCGTCGAGAACGGTCACCTCAGTGTGACCGTCAGCGACGCGTGGCCGCTTTCAGAGGCGCACGCTGCCCACAGAGCGAGCCAACGCGGCCACGTCCGAGGAAAACTCGTCCTCACGACTGACTTCGAAGCCGACTGAACGTGTGGCTCGCGTGAATCAGACGGTGAACACGCGAAAACGGTCGCCTCGTTACTTCTGTCCGTAACTTGCGACGTGGTATTCCATCACCGTACGCATCCCGTCAACGAGACGGCGAACGTCGAAGCTCTCGATATCGTATTCTCTACTCATCGCATCAGCGTATCGAGTCTCCCACTCCAACTCAAACTGCGCTACGATTCCGCTTTCGTCGATACGCGCTATCGCACGTTCTGGGTCGTCGTCAACCGTGATGAGACCACGTTCGAGCGCTTCGACGACGACGCCAGCAGTGTAGTCGTCTTCGTACAGTTCTCGTTTCCACGTCGTGATCCAGTTGCCGATGCGGGCCATCCGCTGCAGGTCCAAAAGCAAACTCCGCAGTTGCCCGAGTTCCTGTCGGTCGAACGACGGCGTCCACATCAGATCGATGCCCGCATACGGGAACATCACCATGTTGAACGGACCGTGGTGCCGAGACTCC harbors:
- a CDS encoding NADPH-dependent FMN reductase, which gives rise to MHRPNETRYHRSYSGTLKNALDYCGRDEFAETTVGLLEVAAGRFPGTAIVHLRHVVRTLHAWTVPTAVAIPDSHTIVTADGITDETIAERTRQLGRELVEYAGVAQYPKGSVQPIAVAEAKQGDS
- a CDS encoding NADP-dependent oxidoreductase; translated protein: MNAIRVHEYGDADVLTHEDIPRPEPAADELLVRVHAAGVNPIDWMVREGYADNALDPSLPYVPGWDLSGVVADVGTSVSAFAPGDEVFGLVGMPDPGNAYAEYATVPAEDVVLKSDALTHEEAAAIPMVALTARRALFEVGDVRSGQRVLVHAAAGGVGHIAVQLASHAGASVIGTASARNEGFLRELGVDEFVDYRNQSFEDELSDIDVILDAVGGETLEQSIDVITHGGRIVTLPKPPSQNVVTNARNERNASIDWFSVEPDAAALSEIRTLVENGHLSVTVSDAWPLSEAHAAHRASQRGHVRGKLVLTTDFEAD